The following is a genomic window from Flavobacteriales bacterium.
TTAAACACGGTGTTCGGCCAAGTGTTCGCGACAGGCAGGAAAAAGGCGGAGCGGCCTTTAGAACCGCACGATCACGCGCTCTTCCAACAAGGCCTCGCGCCGCGTGGGCACGAGGAAGTCGAGGCCGATCACTTGCACGCGCACATCGGGCCAGGAAGCGACGCGCACGGGTGCAAGACCTGCGGCCCGCAAGGCGGCCTCGTGCGTGGGGTCCGTGTAGATGTGCACACCGGGACCGATGACACGGGCGGCCTCCTCCACGTTGGAGAGCCAGGGTACGGTGAAGCCCGCGTATCGATCCAGTGCGGTGCCGGCCACTTGCAGCCCTTTGAACCGGTCAGGGCCCAGTCCGTGCTGTGCGGCCCACCGGCCGGCGTGGGCGTTGGCCTGGTACGCGAGCAAGGCTGGATACACATGAAGGTTGAGCGCGAGGCCGCACAGGACGACGGTCCCCACGGTGCGGCCGATCACCGCGGTGGGCGCGGCCGACCGCCAGGCAGTCGCTACCCATGCGATCGCCAGCAGGCCCACCGCTGCGAAGGTCGTTCCGACCGGTGATGCGAACGACCATCCGCAGACCAACGCCGAAAGCCCGAGCACGATGACAAGCACCACCAACTGGGCGCGCCACCATCCCTTCCCGAGATCGGGCATCCCACGGGCGGCCACCACGGCGAAGAGCGGCAGCGCGACGTAGATGTAGTGCGGAAGCTTGAACTGCGAGAGCGACAACGCGACCAGCACGGACAGCCCACCGAACAAGGACACCTGTTCATCGCCGGTCCTCAGGTGGCGCATCGCAACGCCCAGCCCGGCGACGAGGAACAGGGTCCAGGGCAGCAGCAACCAGGGCAGTTCGTGCAGGAAATAGAGCACCGTGGAGTCGTCCTTCCAGCGGTTCGCGCCGG
Proteins encoded in this region:
- a CDS encoding glycosyltransferase family 39 protein, which gives rise to MVSPALFRWSLLGLVVVVLAGLGLDLMEVDAAQYAAMTQEMMHRGDLLHLVFRGADYLDKPPLLFWSAAASHALFGVSDWSYRLPSVLAAFLGLFALYRFTRVHHDPDTARRAVLVMGCSAAFLLMTNDVRTDTLLTAAVITTIWTGSAWMERRRWWALVGCGIALGAGLLAKGPIAAVAPALALALDAAWRARWRRILDPAWLIVAAIAGLMLAPMLIGLYEQHGLHGIRFFFWEQSFGRITGANRWKDDSTVLYFLHELPWLLLPWTLFLVAGLGVAMRHLRTGDEQVSLFGGLSVLVALSLSQFKLPHYIYVALPLFAVVAARGMPDLGKGWWRAQLVVLVIVLGLSALVCGWSFASPVGTTFAAVGLLAIAWVATAWRSAAPTAVIGRTVGTVVLCGLALNLHVYPALLAYQANAHAGRWAAQHGLGPDRFKGLQVAGTALDRYAGFTVPWLSNVEEAARVIGPGVHIYTDPTHEAALRAAGLAPVRVASWPDVRVQVIGLDFLVPTRREALLEERVIVRF